The region GCTGCCAGATGAAATGCCGTTTGCGCAGGTGAGCAGTTTTCTGCTGCACGCGCTACGCGCCAACACGACGGCGTACCGCGCTTCAGCCGTGTACAGTGCTATCTTGAAAGCGAGGACACTACAGGGCCAGGAGAGCCGCGTTCACCTTTCCTCACGTGCAGTCGTGCTCGAGGAAGGGATGGTGTGCCCGGTGTGCCAGCGCAGGTTGCGTCCGGATACGGTGCTCGCGGTGTATCCCGACAATGTCGTACTGCATCATGGATGCGCATGCGACGAGCACGTGTGCTCAGCAACTCTACGCGACTACCGTCACGATGCGTATGCAGCTCTCGAGGATTTGTAGAGAAAGCGGCAGGCCCTTTCGATGAACGTCTTAGTgaagagtgagagagggagtgcaAGGACCCAGTGAGAGGCGAGAAAGGGACGCACGTGAAAGTTCTACTGTCGCCCCTCTTGTATACCGATGACTGGCCACCCGCGAAACGAGTTGGCGCGTGGCAGGAGCAAACCGGGCGGCGATGGGTGCAAAGCTGCCATGCTCCTATGGCCCTGCGAGCTGCTCCTGCCATGAGCAGCATGTCGGTTTATTGGCTGACGCGTTTCGTGTATGTGATTCtccttcctcgctctctgcggCCTCCTCACCGGTGTGTTAAAGCCGCACAGGGATCGCAGCATAGGATTCCATCAGGACCGGTGCGCTGGATATCAGGGTTAGTCACGGCATGggctgctttctctcttctccccgtAGTGGCCACATCGACGCGAAGGAACGTGTCTTGAGAAAGTTGTTGCGTTTCCATGCCCACTGAGGCCTCTCGCGTGGGTagcctgtgtgtgtggctgaGCGCCAACTGACACagcggcacacaagcacgggAGGAAGGTGTCTGCGTGCCCCCGTCTCCTCGCATGCCTTTCTCGGCTTCCCTCTTTCCGGTGCTCATTTTTTTTTAGCTGCGcagctctctctttctctctccctgaTAATACATGCTGAATCCTCGGGGCgcgcccacctcctctctctcatgcCTGCACGGCACCAGCTCCTCGCTTCCCAGTGCTGTCCATTCGCACCATCACGCTTGGCCTTATTGCTCCTACGCTCTGTTGCCACCTCTCGCTCCTCCCCGCACCCGCTCatctccccctttccctcttcttgGGCACCGCTACTTGCTCGtttgcacacacgcgcgccaaCAGAGGTGCGCACGTTAGCGGCGCCTCCCTTCCCTAGAATGGTAGTCATGGCCAGCCGTCTAGACGCCTTCGTTAAATCCATCATTTTCCCTCGCCCTAAAATTGCCACCTACGACACCTCCACTCATCCCAACAAGCTCGTGCACATCCCTCTCGTCGACCCACACCGACATGTCGAAAACGGTGCGTTCACCTACGGCTACCTGCTGGCAAACCCCAAGGCAACTCATGTGCTCTTGTACGCCCACCCCAATGCCGTGGACATCGGCATGGCCTACAAGGAGCTCCGCTACGTGAGCAAAGAGGCGTCCATCAGCGTGCTACTGTTCGAGTACTCGGGCTATGGGCTCACCCACACCCCCATAACAGAAGCAAGTATTCACCAAGACACGCTTTCCGCCTACCTCTTCCTGCGCCGCTACTTTGGGGTGCCATCGAACCGCGTAATTCTCTGTGGCCGCTCTCTCGGGGCCTCGCCCGCCGCATTTCTGGCTGCTTTTCTtccaccacagcagcggccatgCCTACTTATTCTCCAATGCCCCTTCACCGCGCTTAGCGAGTGCATCAACGAGTTCTCGCAGAACGCCGTGTCCATCGCGAACTTTCTAGGGTACAACTGGTTTCGAACGATTGACATCATCACAGACGTGAGTTGCCCGGTCGTGCTTCATCACGGCACTAACGATACCACTGTGAGGATCGATCACTCCTACACTCTGCAGCGGGCCCGCGACACCGCTGCGAAACCGTGCGTCACCTACCTGTACCGAGAGGACGGCAAAGGCCACAACAACCTCAGCTCCGCCACTTTGGTGCGGATACTTCGAGAGCGTGTCGTAACGGaggctctgctgccgctgctacTGCCCCACACGAAGCTGTTCTTGGCGAACGCGCCCGTCTACGCGCGGCTTTTCTGCGACGATAGCGGAATGGGATTCGCCACGCTGAGCGACGCCGTAGCATCCTGGTTGGCGAAGTTGTCCCTCCACATttgcgcaccgccgctcgATCAGCTGTATGTCCTGCTGACCGCAAGCGTCTGCGCCTTCACGATGGAGTGCGCGCGAGCGTGGCAGATTTACTGCGCGCTCATCAGGAAGAACTTGTGTGGCGACGCGGCACACGAACGGTGCACCAAGGACGTGTTTCTTCATCGGTGCCTGGCGTGCTGGGGGAGCCCC is a window of Leishmania donovani BPK282A1 complete genome, chromosome 12 DNA encoding:
- a CDS encoding serine peptidase, putative, giving the protein MVVMASRLDAFVKSIIFPRPKIATYDTSTHPNKLVHIPLVDPHRHVENGAFTYGYLLANPKATHVLLYAHPNAVDIGMAYKELRYVSKEASISVLLFEYSGYGLTHTPITEASIHQDTLSAYLFLRRYFGVPSNRVILCGRSLGASPAAFLAAFLPPQQRPCLLILQCPFTALSECINEFSQNAVSIANFLGYNWFRTIDIITDVSCPVVLHHGTNDTTVRIDHSYTLQRARDTAAKPCVTYLYREDGKGHNNLSSATLVRILRERVVTEALLPLLLPHTKLFLANAPVYARLFCDDSGMGFATLSDAVASWLAKLSLHICAPPLDQLYVLLTASVCAFTMECARAWQIYCALIRKNLCGDAAHERCTKDVFLHRCLACWGSPLAVHVAVERVQSTKEVRCFGFATCRDAMLDAPAMYPAKSPEALLTVLEIGVTPGLLSCMKRCLNTAPDMLEEHAMPCFVQQDTVSAVQLECERSVAFLTEDDKQRLCALLKDMDAGFSDNLSSKAYERLRRSPSTSPQMSAESFEELKEWLRPWTSTRGTDMHALAQEVPWDDYLLRSRSVARQHVLNESMSWEECCQAMEESDVVSKIYTLFQEMSAQYLRPTFHPHPTASVESRA